One genomic window of Candidatus Limnocylindrales bacterium includes the following:
- a CDS encoding alpha/beta hydrolase has translation MPEVQSQGIRISYDDQGQGEPALLFMPGWCGSRRVFDELARRCVRWRRTLAIDWRGHGQSERPTDDFGAGDLATDALAVIEASQADLVLPVALSHAGWVAIELRRRLGARIPKLVLLDWIVLDPPPPFLGALQSLQDPARWQQTREQLFSMWLQGLDIPALTHYVREDMGSYPFEMWARAGREISGAYAKAGSPLQALASLDPPVPVLHLYAQPEDPGYLAAQQSFGAAHPWFQVSKLEARSHFPMYEVPGEMAMVIERFVAA, from the coding sequence ATGCCAGAAGTTCAGTCGCAGGGAATACGCATCAGCTACGACGACCAGGGCCAAGGAGAGCCGGCGCTCCTCTTCATGCCTGGCTGGTGTGGTAGTCGCAGGGTCTTTGACGAACTCGCCCGGCGTTGCGTCCGATGGAGGCGCACACTTGCCATCGACTGGCGCGGGCATGGACAGTCGGAGAGACCCACCGATGATTTCGGCGCCGGTGACCTCGCTACCGATGCCCTCGCCGTGATCGAGGCGAGCCAGGCGGACCTGGTGCTGCCGGTCGCGCTGTCCCATGCGGGCTGGGTCGCTATCGAGCTGCGCCGCAGGCTGGGTGCTCGTATCCCCAAGCTCGTGCTGCTAGACTGGATCGTTCTGGACCCGCCGCCGCCCTTTCTTGGGGCGCTGCAATCGCTCCAGGATCCTGCGCGATGGCAGCAAACGCGCGAACAACTCTTTTCCATGTGGCTTCAGGGACTGGACATTCCTGCGTTGACCCACTATGTGCGGGAGGATATGGGTTCCTACCCCTTTGAGATGTGGGCGCGCGCGGGCCGCGAGATCAGCGGTGCATATGCGAAGGCCGGGAGCCCCCTCCAGGCCCTGGCCAGCCTCGACCCTCCTGTGCCGGTGTTACACCTGTATGCCCAGCCAGAAGACCCGGGATACTTGGCCGCACAGCAGTCGTTTGGTGCCGCGCATCCGTGGTTCCAGGTCTCGAAGCTAGAAGCGCGGAGTCACTTTCCCATGTATGAAGTACCCGGCGAGATGGCAATGGTTATAGAGAGATTTGTTGCGGCTTGA
- a CDS encoding type II toxin-antitoxin system prevent-host-death family antitoxin has protein sequence MDTKMVDVREAQTNLTEILSLVAVGTEIILTEGGKPIARLVPITAPRVAGLHAGAIWTSDDFDEPLSEEFWTGAP, from the coding sequence ATGGATACGAAAATGGTTGACGTGCGTGAAGCACAAACGAACTTAACAGAGATATTGTCATTAGTAGCTGTAGGTACAGAAATCATCCTTACTGAAGGGGGTAAGCCGATTGCTCGCTTGGTACCAATTACAGCCCCACGCGTGGCAGGATTACATGCTGGAGCTATCTGGACGAGTGATGATTTCGATGAACCTCTATCGGAAGAATTCTGGACAGGTGCTCCATGA
- a CDS encoding type II toxin-antitoxin system VapC family toxin, which translates to MKLLLDTHTFIWWDSEPSKLSPQALVLCQDRGNSVLLSVASVWEMQIKLQLDKLRLTLPLAEMIESQQQTNNIEVLPITLTHVLTLGELPSHHKDPFDRLLIAQAKVEGAVLVSKDPIFAMYSIQVLW; encoded by the coding sequence ATGAAGTTACTCTTGGATACTCACACCTTCATCTGGTGGGACAGTGAACCAAGCAAACTTTCACCACAAGCTCTGGTTCTGTGTCAAGATCGAGGGAATAGTGTATTGCTTAGTGTTGCAAGTGTGTGGGAGATGCAGATCAAACTCCAACTGGACAAGTTGAGGCTTACCTTACCTTTAGCAGAAATGATTGAAAGTCAGCAGCAAACTAATAATATCGAAGTGCTTCCTATTACGCTCACACACGTTTTGACGCTGGGAGAGTTGCCATCCCATCACAAAGATCCCTTTGATCGTCTGTTGATTGCTCAAGCGAAAGTTGAAGGTGCTGTGTTGGTTAGCAAAGATCCGATATTTGCCATGTATTCCATCCAGGTACTTTGGTAA
- a CDS encoding HU family DNA-binding protein yields the protein MNKGDLVSRVAEAANLTKAQAAKAIDGTIKGIMSALQKGEKVTLVGFGTFSVAKRKARIGRNPSTGKELKIPAKQVPKFVAGAKLREAATKAKK from the coding sequence ATGAATAAAGGAGATCTTGTTTCAAGAGTCGCTGAAGCAGCAAATTTAACCAAAGCCCAGGCTGCAAAAGCCATTGATGGAACCATTAAAGGCATCATGAGTGCCCTACAAAAGGGAGAAAAAGTGACCCTGGTAGGATTTGGAACTTTCTCTGTGGCAAAACGGAAAGCGAGAATAGGAAGAAATCCCAGCACAGGTAAAGAGCTGAAAATTCCGGCCAAACAGGTTCCTAAATTTGTTGCCGGAGCTAAACTTAGAGAAGCAGCAACCAAAGCTAAAAAGTAG
- a CDS encoding UDP-N-acetylmuramoyl-L-alanyl-D-glutamate--2,6-diaminopimelate ligase, with translation MKYIPDVHWISGRVDIEIKGLTYDYTQVKKDFLYVAMEEYLIHNIWIDGHKYIEEALQRGANSVVMEKDIPVTTPCTRVRIGDVKKALARMADKFYGYPLKGMKVIGVTGTNGKTTTTHLIRAIFKAGGHKPGVVGTVGYFIGDEKLPAIYTTPLSLDLFHLAAQMRDHQVDIFIMEASSHGLDLDRTYGIDYDVAVLTNVTRDHLDYHKTVEAYKKAKMRLFESLGAYEKEQVIGIINADDPSCSLFVQATRAPVLTYGIQNPSDIQGYDIHLGPMGTSFKVRLPQDRHLEINLKILGLFNVYNALAAIAVGYSQGLSLEAIQKGIEGFTSIEGRFEMVDCGQGFPVIVDYAHTPDALETILKTARGIKTGKLITVFGCGGDKDKGKRPLMGAIGTTLSDYCLITSDNPRSEDPWAIIREIEAGINPGTACPFESIVDRREAIQKALSLAQPGDVVVLAGKGHEAYQIIGNQKIPFSDKEEVKKFFAAKSKNQIKN, from the coding sequence TTGAAATATATTCCCGATGTCCACTGGATCAGTGGACGTGTTGATATAGAAATAAAGGGTCTTACCTATGACTACACTCAGGTAAAAAAGGATTTTCTCTATGTAGCCATGGAAGAGTATTTGATCCATAATATCTGGATCGACGGTCACAAATACATCGAAGAAGCCCTCCAGAGAGGAGCAAACAGCGTGGTTATGGAGAAGGATATCCCTGTAACAACCCCCTGCACCCGAGTACGAATAGGGGATGTAAAAAAAGCCCTTGCACGGATGGCCGATAAATTTTATGGCTATCCCTTGAAGGGGATGAAGGTTATTGGGGTCACAGGGACCAATGGAAAGACCACTACGACCCATTTGATCCGGGCAATCTTCAAAGCCGGTGGACATAAACCGGGTGTTGTGGGAACCGTCGGATACTTTATAGGAGATGAGAAATTACCCGCGATTTATACAACTCCCCTTTCCTTAGATCTTTTCCACTTGGCAGCTCAAATGCGGGATCATCAGGTGGATATCTTCATTATGGAAGCCTCTTCCCACGGATTGGACTTAGATCGAACCTATGGAATCGACTATGATGTGGCGGTCTTAACCAATGTAACCCGGGATCATCTGGATTATCATAAAACGGTAGAGGCGTATAAAAAAGCCAAAATGCGCCTTTTCGAAAGCCTTGGGGCCTATGAAAAAGAACAGGTAATCGGAATTATTAATGCCGATGATCCCTCCTGCTCTCTGTTTGTTCAGGCCACCCGGGCTCCGGTTTTAACTTACGGAATTCAAAATCCCTCAGATATCCAAGGATACGATATTCACCTGGGGCCTATGGGAACTTCCTTTAAGGTTCGATTACCTCAGGACAGGCACCTGGAAATCAACTTAAAAATTCTGGGCTTATTTAATGTGTATAATGCCTTAGCCGCTATAGCCGTGGGATACTCCCAGGGATTGAGTCTGGAGGCCATTCAAAAAGGGATCGAAGGATTTACCAGTATAGAGGGCCGATTTGAGATGGTCGATTGTGGCCAGGGATTTCCGGTCATTGTAGATTATGCCCACACACCCGATGCGCTGGAAACCATTCTAAAGACGGCGCGAGGTATTAAAACCGGGAAACTCATTACCGTATTTGGATGTGGAGGAGATAAAGATAAAGGGAAACGACCTCTTATGGGAGCTATTGGCACGACCCTGTCGGATTATTGTTTGATTACTTCAGATAATCCTCGTAGCGAAGATCCCTGGGCCATCATTCGAGAAATCGAAGCCGGAATTAATCCAGGAACCGCCTGCCCCTTTGAGTCCATTGTGGATCGTCGAGAAGCTATTCAGAAGGCCCTAAGTCTGGCTCAACCAGGAGATGTGGTCGTTTTAGCCGGAAAAGGACACGAAGCTTATCAGATTATCGGAAATCAAAAAATACCGTTCAGTGATAAAGAAGAGGTTAAAAAATTTTTTGCAGCTAAATCTAAAAATCAGATCAAAAATTAA
- a CDS encoding DUF1611 domain-containing protein, with translation MHMKYNPQSRILIYAEGEFARGHSKTAEGMIRYGKNPIVAVVDSTRTEKDVAEVIGIGAGIPFVKSISEALVFKPEALLLGIAPRGGGLPPEWRKDILFALEHGMDIISGLHYMIEDDPEFAEVAKRHNRKIWDVRKAPDNLRVGSALAAGVPAQIVLTVGSDCVVGKKSTVIEIAKLANQQGRKAIYIPTGQTGIMIAGFGIAIDRVIGDFMSGAAEQLILENAPGHDLILVEGQGSVLHPGYSGVTLSLLHGTMPSHMILCHQPTRKYIRDSKIIIPPLKEIVALYESLSLPIKKARVIGISLNCFDLTKEEALREIEKTESLTGLPTTDCIKFGAQKLLDAINWARG, from the coding sequence ATGCACATGAAATATAATCCTCAAAGCAGGATCTTAATTTACGCAGAAGGAGAATTTGCACGAGGACACTCTAAAACTGCAGAAGGCATGATTCGATATGGAAAAAACCCCATTGTGGCTGTTGTCGATAGTACCCGAACGGAGAAGGACGTAGCAGAGGTAATCGGCATAGGAGCAGGGATTCCTTTCGTTAAAAGTATCTCAGAAGCCCTGGTGTTTAAACCCGAGGCTTTATTACTTGGCATAGCTCCTCGCGGCGGGGGGCTGCCTCCGGAGTGGCGAAAGGATATTTTGTTTGCCTTAGAGCACGGAATGGACATCATCAGCGGCTTGCATTACATGATTGAAGATGATCCGGAATTTGCAGAAGTGGCTAAACGCCATAACAGAAAAATCTGGGATGTGCGAAAAGCACCCGATAATTTACGGGTAGGATCTGCCCTTGCCGCCGGTGTTCCCGCTCAAATCGTCTTAACGGTGGGAAGTGATTGTGTGGTAGGAAAAAAATCCACCGTCATTGAAATTGCAAAACTTGCCAATCAGCAGGGACGAAAAGCAATTTATATCCCCACGGGGCAGACAGGAATCATGATAGCAGGTTTTGGGATCGCCATTGACCGGGTAATTGGAGATTTTATGTCAGGTGCTGCCGAGCAACTGATTTTAGAAAATGCTCCAGGTCATGATTTAATCCTGGTAGAAGGTCAGGGCTCTGTTCTCCACCCCGGATACTCCGGTGTAACCTTGTCACTCCTCCATGGTACAATGCCTTCCCACATGATCCTTTGTCATCAGCCTACCCGTAAATATATCCGGGATTCGAAAATCATCATTCCCCCGTTAAAGGAAATCGTGGCACTTTATGAATCCCTTTCTTTACCTATTAAGAAGGCTAGAGTCATCGGAATCTCCCTCAATTGTTTTGATCTCACAAAGGAAGAGGCCCTTCGAGAGATCGAGAAGACCGAATCTCTAACGGGATTACCCACAACGGATTGTATCAAATTCGGTGCACAAAAATTATTAGATGCCATTAACTGGGCCCGGGGATAG
- the murG gene encoding undecaprenyldiphospho-muramoylpentapeptide beta-N-acetylglucosaminyltransferase, with product MEPTCIYLPSNFVIAGGGTGGHIYPGIALAQEIRRRFREWEVIFVGTEKGLEAKIVPGEGFPFRVIDVAGLKGATFLQTLKSCLKLPRSFLQAIGLLKELNPVGVLGTGGYASGPVVYAAYFMRIPTMILEPNVYPGLTNRLLSKSVDKIAICFPETEKFFPKGKTVLTGNPVRREIIQAGETFPPLKDGKLHILIFGGSQGAHKINMAVLEALPYLAPWKNSVHFIHQTGEADFDRVVEGYRLAGFSGELQKYIDSIPQVYARTHLVICRAGATTIAELTACGKPAILVPYPYAVYNHQELNARSLVAAGAAEVILNQDLSGKVLAEHLITFIKNPEKLNDMHIRSKALGRVDATERLLKEMINILEMKSV from the coding sequence ATGGAACCTACGTGTATTTATCTGCCCAGTAATTTTGTCATCGCCGGGGGAGGGACCGGTGGACATATTTATCCTGGAATTGCTTTAGCTCAGGAGATCCGCAGGCGTTTTCGGGAATGGGAGGTTATTTTTGTAGGGACCGAAAAGGGGCTTGAAGCCAAAATTGTTCCTGGGGAGGGATTTCCCTTCAGGGTCATTGACGTGGCAGGGCTCAAAGGGGCTACATTTCTGCAAACGCTGAAATCTTGCTTGAAATTGCCGCGCTCTTTTCTCCAGGCCATAGGGTTGCTCAAGGAATTGAATCCGGTGGGTGTCTTGGGAACCGGAGGTTATGCCTCTGGACCGGTGGTTTACGCGGCTTATTTTATGAGAATTCCCACCATGATCCTGGAACCCAATGTATATCCGGGTTTGACCAATCGCCTGCTCAGTAAATCGGTAGATAAAATTGCCATCTGTTTTCCTGAAACCGAAAAGTTTTTCCCTAAAGGGAAGACGGTTTTGACCGGTAATCCGGTCCGTCGGGAAATTATTCAGGCCGGGGAAACATTTCCTCCTTTAAAGGATGGAAAGCTCCATATTCTCATATTCGGAGGAAGCCAGGGGGCCCACAAAATCAATATGGCTGTTTTGGAAGCTTTACCTTATTTGGCTCCCTGGAAGAATTCTGTTCATTTTATTCATCAAACCGGAGAAGCCGATTTTGATCGGGTTGTGGAAGGTTATCGCCTGGCAGGATTTTCAGGAGAGCTTCAAAAGTATATTGACTCTATCCCTCAAGTGTATGCCAGAACCCATTTAGTTATCTGTCGTGCTGGGGCTACAACCATCGCAGAGCTGACGGCCTGTGGGAAACCGGCTATTCTGGTTCCTTACCCTTACGCAGTTTACAACCATCAAGAATTGAATGCCCGAAGTCTGGTTGCTGCCGGAGCTGCTGAAGTCATCCTGAATCAGGATTTATCGGGAAAAGTTCTGGCCGAGCATCTGATAACTTTTATTAAAAATCCAGAAAAATTAAACGATATGCACATCCGGAGTAAGGCTCTGGGTAGAGTAGATGCAACCGAGCGGTTGTTAAAAGAAATGATTAATATCCTTGAGATGAAATCAGTTTAA
- the ftsW gene encoding putative lipid II flippase FtsW codes for MRDNKQRSLNKGRRTSQNGQQGNEPQTKDNILLITVLLLMGVGLVMVYSTSAIYVSSKFGGKNSFLFLEKHLIVLIPSLFSLILFSYIPYPYLRWLTYPFLTLAFTLLVLTLFSSLGVVLNNARRWLSIGPVLFQPSEFAKLALILYFSHVLSKKQEKIKSFSKTFLPGLIILGLFFGLIFKQPDLGTSINLVIIILGLFFVAGIPLRYILGLFLIAGPGLGFLIWRVPYQRERLLAFLNPWKDSMDSGYQLIQSLIALGNGGISGVGLGQGHQKLFYLPEPYADFIFATIGEELGLLGSFLILGLFGILIWRGIRIALQAPDLFGMLMAIGLTLLIGTQFLINLGVVTGLLPTKGLPLPFISYGGSSLLVCSTSVGILLSISRYSSKKVTRNAENK; via the coding sequence ATGAGGGATAACAAACAAAGGTCCCTGAATAAGGGACGACGAACAAGCCAGAACGGACAACAAGGCAACGAACCCCAAACGAAGGATAATATCTTACTTATTACCGTCCTTTTACTCATGGGAGTGGGCCTTGTTATGGTTTACAGCACCAGTGCCATCTATGTGAGTAGTAAATTCGGAGGGAAAAACTCTTTTCTCTTTTTAGAAAAGCATCTGATCGTACTGATACCCAGCCTGTTTAGTCTGATTCTTTTTAGCTATATTCCCTACCCTTACCTGCGCTGGTTAACCTACCCTTTTCTGACTCTGGCTTTCACGTTACTGGTACTTACCCTGTTCTCAAGTTTAGGGGTAGTCCTCAACAATGCACGACGTTGGTTAAGTATTGGACCGGTCCTCTTTCAACCCTCCGAGTTTGCAAAGCTGGCCTTGATTCTTTATTTTTCCCATGTCTTGAGCAAAAAACAGGAGAAGATTAAAAGTTTTTCTAAAACTTTTCTTCCAGGACTAATTATTTTAGGTCTTTTCTTCGGCCTTATTTTCAAACAACCGGATTTAGGAACCAGTATCAATTTGGTTATCATCATTCTAGGACTTTTTTTTGTGGCCGGGATTCCCCTGCGATATATTCTGGGTCTTTTTCTGATAGCCGGGCCGGGACTCGGCTTTCTTATTTGGCGAGTTCCCTATCAGCGGGAACGTCTTTTGGCCTTTTTGAACCCCTGGAAGGACTCTATGGATTCGGGATACCAGCTCATTCAGTCTTTAATTGCCCTGGGGAACGGAGGGATCAGCGGAGTGGGTTTGGGACAGGGGCATCAAAAATTGTTTTATCTACCAGAGCCTTATGCCGATTTTATTTTTGCAACCATCGGTGAAGAATTAGGTTTACTGGGAAGTTTTTTGATCCTGGGGCTTTTTGGTATCTTAATCTGGCGTGGAATTCGGATTGCCTTACAAGCACCGGATCTTTTCGGGATGTTGATGGCGATTGGACTTACCTTACTCATCGGAACCCAGTTTCTCATCAACCTGGGGGTCGTCACCGGACTGCTCCCCACCAAAGGGCTTCCTCTTCCCTTCATCAGCTACGGAGGTTCTTCCCTGTTAGTCTGCTCCACCAGCGTGGGAATTCTATTGAGTATTTCCCGCTATAGTTCCAAAAAAGTAACCAGGAATGCAGAAAATAAGTAA
- the mraY gene encoding phospho-N-acetylmuramoyl-pentapeptide-transferase, translating to MLYHLLYPLHVYEPLSFLRIFRYITFRSFCVTLTALIISLALGSWIIQKLREYQIGQYIREEGPTSHYKKAGTPTMGGILILIAVIIPTLLWADLTNPHIWIALISTLSYGAIGFVDDYLKVIKKRSLGLKARYKLGAQVTVALAIGIYLYVKADGFFSTTLSIPFFKEIQPDLGIFYIALVVLVIVGTSNAVNLTDGLDGLAIGPTIIAVLTYAALSYLSGNAIIAEYLNIWHVRGAGELTVFCGAIFGAGLGFLWFNTYPAQIFMGDVGSLGLGGALGTVAVLTKHELLLVIICGLFVVEALSVIIQVASFKLTKKRVFRMAPLHHHFELLGWPEPKVIVRFWIIAIILALISLATLKLR from the coding sequence ATGCTTTACCATCTCCTTTACCCTCTTCATGTCTATGAACCTCTTTCCTTTCTAAGGATTTTTAGATATATCACCTTTAGATCCTTTTGTGTGACCCTGACGGCCCTCATTATCAGTTTAGCTTTGGGGTCCTGGATTATCCAAAAATTAAGGGAATATCAAATTGGCCAATATATTCGAGAGGAAGGACCCACTTCCCACTACAAAAAGGCAGGGACTCCCACTATGGGAGGAATTTTGATCCTTATTGCTGTTATCATACCTACCCTGCTCTGGGCGGATTTAACTAATCCCCATATCTGGATCGCTTTAATTTCTACCCTCAGCTATGGGGCTATCGGTTTTGTAGATGACTACCTGAAGGTCATCAAAAAACGGTCTTTGGGTCTCAAGGCCAGATATAAATTGGGGGCTCAGGTAACAGTAGCCCTGGCTATTGGGATCTACCTCTATGTTAAGGCCGATGGCTTTTTTTCTACCACACTGAGTATTCCTTTCTTTAAAGAAATTCAACCCGATTTGGGTATTTTCTATATCGCTTTGGTCGTCCTGGTAATCGTGGGGACTTCCAATGCAGTTAATTTAACCGATGGATTGGACGGACTGGCTATAGGGCCTACCATTATCGCCGTTTTGACCTATGCCGCTTTGTCCTATCTCTCAGGAAATGCCATCATCGCCGAATATCTAAATATCTGGCATGTTCGGGGAGCCGGTGAGCTTACGGTTTTTTGTGGGGCTATCTTCGGGGCCGGATTAGGATTTCTATGGTTTAATACCTACCCGGCCCAGATCTTCATGGGAGATGTCGGCTCCTTAGGTCTGGGAGGGGCTTTGGGAACTGTTGCGGTTCTGACCAAACATGAGCTGCTGTTGGTTATCATCTGCGGTTTATTCGTCGTAGAAGCTTTATCGGTTATTATCCAGGTAGCCTCGTTTAAATTGACCAAAAAAAGAGTCTTTCGTATGGCCCCCCTTCACCATCATTTCGAGCTGCTAGGCTGGCCAGAACCTAAAGTTATCGTTCGGTTTTGGATTATCGCGATTATCCTGGCTCTAATCAGTTTAGCCACCCTGAAACTACGTTAA
- the murF gene encoding UDP-N-acetylmuramoyl-tripeptide--D-alanyl-D-alanine ligase: MKIKKRQNKELQRYRDTRARGYRNAETREYGDIKMDPVSLRPRVSVSQKPRVSTGMARLIDNILTATQGRLLQELKTGEPDGFSIDSRTLKPGQVFIALIGERFNGHDFILEALQKGAKGVILSDETSFHRLQREALNPDFFVIQVEDTLRALQNLAHFYRMQYRHIPLIGVTGSNGKTTVKEMIASILSQRYITLKSQGNWNNLIGLPLSLLSLTDAHGAGVLEMGMSKAGEIKRLAEIAEPDVGIITNISGAHLEFFDSIEAIMKAKVELIQSLPLNGVAVLNADDTFFPSMVQEVRCKLITFGINWEANVSATDIILSENKTYTFNLRINGGKCSITLPVMGYHNIYNALAAAAATHALGLNLSEIQRGLENFQSAPMRMETISHKGILILNDAYNANPSSMKMALKTLKEIPGVGRKIAVLGDMLELGRWSEMAHKGVGEAVADLGIDLLWVLGPYSQFIALGAREKGMEPNRIFLADSHEQIIEKLQHELKEGDTVLIKGSRGMKMEKIVKGLITTH; the protein is encoded by the coding sequence ATGAAAATAAAAAAACGACAGAATAAAGAACTACAGAGATATAGAGATACGAGAGCACGAGGATACAGAAATGCGGAGACCCGAGAATACGGGGATATAAAGATGGACCCTGTATCCCTGCGTCCCCGCGTCTCCGTGTCTCAAAAACCCCGTGTCTCCACAGGTATGGCTAGGCTGATCGACAACATCTTAACGGCTACTCAGGGCAGACTTCTTCAAGAGTTAAAAACCGGGGAACCAGATGGCTTTTCCATCGATAGTCGTACTCTAAAACCCGGTCAAGTCTTTATAGCCCTCATTGGAGAACGATTCAACGGCCACGATTTTATTTTAGAAGCTCTTCAAAAAGGAGCAAAGGGAGTTATTCTCAGCGACGAAACCTCTTTCCATCGTTTGCAAAGGGAGGCTTTAAACCCGGATTTCTTTGTCATTCAAGTTGAAGATACCCTCCGAGCGCTTCAAAATCTGGCTCATTTTTATCGCATGCAATACCGCCACATACCCCTCATCGGAGTTACCGGTAGTAATGGAAAAACAACGGTTAAAGAGATGATTGCCTCCATTCTGAGTCAGCGTTATATAACTTTAAAATCTCAAGGAAATTGGAATAACTTAATCGGGCTTCCTTTATCCCTCCTATCCCTGACAGATGCCCATGGAGCAGGGGTTCTCGAGATGGGAATGAGTAAAGCCGGAGAGATTAAACGCCTGGCCGAAATAGCAGAACCCGATGTAGGAATTATTACCAATATCAGTGGAGCTCATTTAGAATTTTTTGATTCTATTGAAGCCATCATGAAAGCAAAGGTGGAGCTCATTCAATCTTTACCCCTGAATGGAGTAGCCGTACTTAATGCGGATGATACTTTTTTCCCTTCTATGGTTCAAGAAGTCCGATGTAAGTTGATTACCTTTGGAATTAATTGGGAAGCGAATGTGTCGGCCACGGACATAATTCTTTCCGAAAATAAAACCTATACCTTTAACCTTCGGATTAATGGAGGAAAATGCTCCATCACCCTTCCTGTCATGGGCTATCATAATATTTACAATGCGCTGGCTGCAGCCGCAGCAACCCACGCCCTTGGGCTAAATCTGTCGGAAATTCAGCGGGGGTTAGAAAATTTTCAATCGGCTCCCATGCGCATGGAAACTATTTCTCACAAAGGGATCCTCATTTTAAATGATGCCTATAACGCCAACCCCAGCTCTATGAAAATGGCCTTGAAAACCTTAAAAGAGATCCCAGGGGTCGGGCGAAAGATTGCGGTCCTCGGAGATATGCTGGAATTGGGAAGGTGGAGTGAAATGGCCCACAAGGGAGTTGGAGAAGCCGTTGCAGACCTGGGGATCGACCTGCTTTGGGTTTTGGGTCCCTATTCTCAGTTTATTGCTTTGGGAGCCCGGGAAAAAGGTATGGAGCCGAACCGCATATTCCTGGCAGACTCCCACGAACAAATTATAGAAAAACTCCAGCACGAACTAAAGGAAGGTGATACCGTACTGATCAAAGGTTCTCGGGGAATGAAAATGGAGAAGATCGTTAAAGGATTGATAACGACCCACTGA